The following are from one region of the Coccinella septempunctata chromosome 7, icCocSept1.1, whole genome shotgun sequence genome:
- the LOC123316606 gene encoding zinc finger protein 813-like isoform X3 yields the protein MNTSENNPLNNGTHNSNNSEVERSLPSSTIPTDLRVNTTALNTVALSASVAKYWVLTNLLTAPIPQVSVYGTLGRDGQKLSQEAMLSQHGLMPTEPLLLPQHSQIPVSISTSQGVTNLALPAGNMHLDSQHNHTSLSHHSQQQQQQSENMSNQQNQIREMSQHPTHSSHTQHSQQQNMVQVQVQDNLVSVIEDNKEHKEAIANHIAQAHAHAQAQLHINENHHINHQALTVQQLQHQVQQVLDNVVRLENSVENNQNHSNNDVHMNENLHIVKDEKNQSQQQNCNKVLPPQFGLHNLKENLMDVRTPDGSILKISANVQEQELVKTLGVEMVQNMYKVNVDDLNQLLAYHEVFGKLQGELSTGNAQGIIQSTGTNVGMQNQASNVPVQTKDEQEASTSNNIENAPSIINSSNVCDLCGKMFQFRYQLIVHRRYHTERKPFTCQVCGKAFSNAQELTRHGKCHLGGSMFTCSVCFHVFANNQSLERHMKRHSTDKPYNCSICGKSFARKEHLENHTRCHTGETPYRCQFCAKTFTRKEHMVNHVRKHTGETPHRCEICKKSFTRKEHFMNHVMWHTGETPHQCSICNKKYTRKEHLANHMRSHTNDTPFRCEICGKSFTRKEHFTNHIMWHTGETPHRCDFCSKTFTRKEHLLNHVRQHTGESPHRCGFCSKSFTRKEHLINHVRQHTGETPFRCSYCPKAFTRKDHLVNHVRQHTGESPHKCTFCTKSFTRKEHLNNHVRQHTGESPHRCHFCSKSFTRKEHLTNHVRIHTGESPHRCEFCQKTFTRKEHLTNHLRQHTGETPHCCNERGLLPVVSVENPSR from the exons atgaatacaAGTGAGAACAATCCTTTAAATAATGGGACTCATAATTCTAACAACTCCGAG GTTGAGAGATCGTTACCATCTTCAACAATACCCACTGACTTACGAGTCAACACCACAGCACTAAATACTGTTGCTTTGAGCGCTAGTGTGGCCAAGTATTGGGTATTGACTAATCTTCTAACTGCTCCTATACCCCAGGTTTCAGTTTATGGCACATTAGGAAGAGATGGACAAAAATTAAGCCAG gaagCCATGTTGTCTCAACACGGGCTCATGCCAACAGAGCCTCTATTATTACCTCAACACTCACAAATCCCAGTCAGTATTTCCACATCTCAGGGTGTTACCAATTTGGCCCTTCCAGCTGGTAATATGCATTTAGACAGTCAACATAATCATACGTCACTATCCCACCACTCccagcagcagcagcagcagtCTGAGAATATGTCAAACCAGCAAAATCAAATTAGAGAG ATGTCTCAACATCCGACTCATTCTTCCCACACTCAACATTCACAGCAGCAAAACATGGTACAAGTTCAGGTTCAAGATAATTTGGTGTCTGTTATAGAAGATAACAAAGAACACAAGGAAGCGATAGCAAATCATATCGCCCAGGCGCATGCCCACGCGCAAGCGCAACTCCACATCAACGAAAATCATCATATAAACCACCAGGCGCTTACTGTACAACAATTACAGCATCAAGTTCAACAAGTTTTAGATAACGTG GTACGTCTAGAAAATTCTGTTGAGAACAATCAAAATCATTCCAATAACGATGTCCATATGAATGAAAATCTTCATATAGTGAAAGACGAAAAGAACCAATCGCAGCAGCAGAACTGCAACAAAGTGTTGCCTCCTCAATTTGGACTTCATAACCTAAAAGAAAACCTCATGGATGTAAGAACTCCAGATGGATCAATTTTGAAGATATCCGCCAATGTTCAGGAGCAAGAATTAGTGAAAACATTGGGTGTTGAGATGGTACAAAACATGTACAAG GTTAACGTAGACGATTTGAACCAACTACTTGCATATCATGAAGTTTTTGGAAAACTACAGGGTGAGCTATCGACAGGTAATGCTCAAGGGATAATACAAAGCACGGGGACCAATGTGGGGATGCAGAATCAGGCCTCTAATGTACCTGTTCAAACCAAGGATGAACAGGAAGCCTCAACAAGTAATAACATCGAAAACGCACCAAGTATCATCAATAGTAGTAATGTTTGTGATTTGTGTGGAAAGATGTTTCAATTCAGATATCAATTGATTGTACATAG GCGTTATCACACTGAGAGGAAACCTTTCACCTGCCAAGTATGCGGTAAGGCTTTTTCGAATGCTCAGGAGCTAACAAGACATGGCAAGTGTCATTTGGGCGGTAGCATGTTCACATGTTCCGTTTGTTTTCATGTGTTCGCCAACAATCAATCTCTTGAACGCCATATGAAAAGGCATTCTACTGATAAACCCTACAACTGTTCGATTTGTGGAAAATCGTTCGCAAGGAAGGAGCATTTAGAGAATCATACAAG GTGCCATACCGGTGAAACTCCCTATCGATGCCAATTTTGTGCTAAAACATTCACGAGAAAAGAGCATATGGTGAATCACGTTAGAAAGCATACAGGCGAAACACCCCATAGGTGTGAGATATGCAAGAAATCTTTCACGAGAAAGGAACACTTTATGAACCACGTTATGTGGCATACCGGAGAAACCCCACACCAGTGCAGTATATGCAATAAGAAGTACACTAGAAAAGAGCATCTGGCCAATCACATGAGGTCTCATACGAACGACACTCCATTCAGATGTGAAATATGTGGGAAGTCATTCACTCGGAAGGAGCACTTTACGAATCACATCATGTGGCACACCGGGGAAACTCCTCACCGATGCGATTTCTGTTCGAAGACTTTCACCAGAAAGGAGCACCTTCTGAACCACGTTAGACAACATACAG gTGAATCTCCTCATCGTTGTGGCTTCTGTTCGAAATCTTTCACCAGAAAGGAACATCTCATTAATCACGTCAGGCAACACACTGGTGAAACACCCTTCAGGTGTAGCTATTGTCCGAAAGCCTTCACAAGGAAGGATCATCTGGTGAATCACGTTAGGCAACATACGGGGGAATCCCCTCATAAATGTACTTTCTGCACCAAATCTTTTACCAGAAAAGAACATCTGAACAATCACGTCAGGCAGCATACAGGTGAATCACCTCATAGGTGTCACTTTTGTTCCAAATCTTTCACGAGGAAAGAGCATCTAACCAATCACGTGAGGATTCATACAG GGGAGTCTCCTCATCGTTGCGAGTTCTGTCAGAAGACATTTACCAGAAAGGAACATTTAACGAACCATCTTCGACAACATACTGGAGAAACTCCCCATTGTTGCAAT GAGAGAGGCCTTTTGCCTGTGGTGAGTGTGGAAAATCCTTCCCGTTGA
- the LOC123316606 gene encoding zinc finger protein 271-like isoform X2 — translation MNTSENNPLNNGTHNSNNSEVERSLPSSTIPTDLRVNTTALNTVALSASVAKYWVLTNLLTAPIPQVSVYGTLGRDGQKLSQEAMLSQHGLMPTEPLLLPQHSQIPVSISTSQGVTNLALPAGNMHLDSQHNHTSLSHHSQQQQQQSENMSNQQNQIREMSQHPTHSSHTQHSQQQNMVQVQVQDNLVSVIEDNKEHKEAIANHIAQAHAHAQAQLHINENHHINHQALTVQQLQHQVQQVLDNVRLENSVENNQNHSNNDVHMNENLHIVKDEKNQSQQQNCNKVLPPQFGLHNLKENLMDVRTPDGSILKISANVQEQELVKTLGVEMVQNMYKVNVDDLNQLLAYHEVFGKLQGELSTGNAQGIIQSTGTNVGMQNQASNVPVQTKDEQEASTSNNIENAPSIINSSNVCDLCGKMFQFRYQLIVHRRYHTERKPFTCQVCGKAFSNAQELTRHGKCHLGGSMFTCSVCFHVFANNQSLERHMKRHSTDKPYNCSICGKSFARKEHLENHTRCHTGETPYRCQFCAKTFTRKEHMVNHVRKHTGETPHRCEICKKSFTRKEHFMNHVMWHTGETPHQCSICNKKYTRKEHLANHMRSHTNDTPFRCEICGKSFTRKEHFTNHIMWHTGETPHRCDFCSKTFTRKEHLLNHVRQHTGESPHRCGFCSKSFTRKEHLINHVRQHTGETPFRCSYCPKAFTRKDHLVNHVRQHTGESPHKCTFCTKSFTRKEHLNNHVRQHTGESPHRCHFCSKSFTRKEHLTNHVRIHTGESPHRCEFCQKTFTRKEHLTNHLRQHTGETPHCCNVCSKPFTRKEHLINHMRSHTGERPFACGECGKSFPLKGNLLFHQRSHNKGAQADRPFRCDLCDKDFMCKGHLVSHRRSHSVERPHVCPDCGKTFVEKGNMMRHLRKHASDNAQLNSSQSLNPQSQGQSTNLQIPQVGQPTSPPSGGTIVSQQQQQGPPPQHLTMHAPPPPGSHPVLVPAPNGNVLASY, via the exons atgaatacaAGTGAGAACAATCCTTTAAATAATGGGACTCATAATTCTAACAACTCCGAG GTTGAGAGATCGTTACCATCTTCAACAATACCCACTGACTTACGAGTCAACACCACAGCACTAAATACTGTTGCTTTGAGCGCTAGTGTGGCCAAGTATTGGGTATTGACTAATCTTCTAACTGCTCCTATACCCCAGGTTTCAGTTTATGGCACATTAGGAAGAGATGGACAAAAATTAAGCCAG gaagCCATGTTGTCTCAACACGGGCTCATGCCAACAGAGCCTCTATTATTACCTCAACACTCACAAATCCCAGTCAGTATTTCCACATCTCAGGGTGTTACCAATTTGGCCCTTCCAGCTGGTAATATGCATTTAGACAGTCAACATAATCATACGTCACTATCCCACCACTCccagcagcagcagcagcagtCTGAGAATATGTCAAACCAGCAAAATCAAATTAGAGAG ATGTCTCAACATCCGACTCATTCTTCCCACACTCAACATTCACAGCAGCAAAACATGGTACAAGTTCAGGTTCAAGATAATTTGGTGTCTGTTATAGAAGATAACAAAGAACACAAGGAAGCGATAGCAAATCATATCGCCCAGGCGCATGCCCACGCGCAAGCGCAACTCCACATCAACGAAAATCATCATATAAACCACCAGGCGCTTACTGTACAACAATTACAGCATCAAGTTCAACAAGTTTTAGATAAC GTACGTCTAGAAAATTCTGTTGAGAACAATCAAAATCATTCCAATAACGATGTCCATATGAATGAAAATCTTCATATAGTGAAAGACGAAAAGAACCAATCGCAGCAGCAGAACTGCAACAAAGTGTTGCCTCCTCAATTTGGACTTCATAACCTAAAAGAAAACCTCATGGATGTAAGAACTCCAGATGGATCAATTTTGAAGATATCCGCCAATGTTCAGGAGCAAGAATTAGTGAAAACATTGGGTGTTGAGATGGTACAAAACATGTACAAG GTTAACGTAGACGATTTGAACCAACTACTTGCATATCATGAAGTTTTTGGAAAACTACAGGGTGAGCTATCGACAGGTAATGCTCAAGGGATAATACAAAGCACGGGGACCAATGTGGGGATGCAGAATCAGGCCTCTAATGTACCTGTTCAAACCAAGGATGAACAGGAAGCCTCAACAAGTAATAACATCGAAAACGCACCAAGTATCATCAATAGTAGTAATGTTTGTGATTTGTGTGGAAAGATGTTTCAATTCAGATATCAATTGATTGTACATAG GCGTTATCACACTGAGAGGAAACCTTTCACCTGCCAAGTATGCGGTAAGGCTTTTTCGAATGCTCAGGAGCTAACAAGACATGGCAAGTGTCATTTGGGCGGTAGCATGTTCACATGTTCCGTTTGTTTTCATGTGTTCGCCAACAATCAATCTCTTGAACGCCATATGAAAAGGCATTCTACTGATAAACCCTACAACTGTTCGATTTGTGGAAAATCGTTCGCAAGGAAGGAGCATTTAGAGAATCATACAAG GTGCCATACCGGTGAAACTCCCTATCGATGCCAATTTTGTGCTAAAACATTCACGAGAAAAGAGCATATGGTGAATCACGTTAGAAAGCATACAGGCGAAACACCCCATAGGTGTGAGATATGCAAGAAATCTTTCACGAGAAAGGAACACTTTATGAACCACGTTATGTGGCATACCGGAGAAACCCCACACCAGTGCAGTATATGCAATAAGAAGTACACTAGAAAAGAGCATCTGGCCAATCACATGAGGTCTCATACGAACGACACTCCATTCAGATGTGAAATATGTGGGAAGTCATTCACTCGGAAGGAGCACTTTACGAATCACATCATGTGGCACACCGGGGAAACTCCTCACCGATGCGATTTCTGTTCGAAGACTTTCACCAGAAAGGAGCACCTTCTGAACCACGTTAGACAACATACAG gTGAATCTCCTCATCGTTGTGGCTTCTGTTCGAAATCTTTCACCAGAAAGGAACATCTCATTAATCACGTCAGGCAACACACTGGTGAAACACCCTTCAGGTGTAGCTATTGTCCGAAAGCCTTCACAAGGAAGGATCATCTGGTGAATCACGTTAGGCAACATACGGGGGAATCCCCTCATAAATGTACTTTCTGCACCAAATCTTTTACCAGAAAAGAACATCTGAACAATCACGTCAGGCAGCATACAGGTGAATCACCTCATAGGTGTCACTTTTGTTCCAAATCTTTCACGAGGAAAGAGCATCTAACCAATCACGTGAGGATTCATACAG GGGAGTCTCCTCATCGTTGCGAGTTCTGTCAGAAGACATTTACCAGAAAGGAACATTTAACGAACCATCTTCGACAACATACTGGAGAAACTCCCCATTGTTGCAATGTATGCTCCAAACCCTTCACAAGAAAAGAACATCTCATTAATCATATGCGATCTCATACAGGAGAGAGGCCTTTTGCCTGTGGTGAGTGTGGAAAATCCTTCCCGTTGAAGGGTAATCTACTGTTCCATCAAAGGTCGCATAACAAGGGTGCTCAGGCCGACAGACCGTTCCGTTGTGATCTGTGCGATAAGGATTTCATGTGCAAAGGACACTTAGTTTCTCACCGTAGATCACATAGTGTTGAAAGGCCGCATGTGTGTCCCGATTGTGGAAAAACGTTTGTCGAGAAGG GTAACATGATGAGACATCTACGCAAACATGCTTCCGATAATGCTCAGCTCAATTCATCCCAATCCTTGAACCCCCAGTCTCAAGGCCAGTCTACCAATCTTCAGATACCGCAAGTTGGTCAGCCTACTAGCCCGCCATCTGGTGGAACAATTGTCTCACAACAACAACAGCAGGGACCCCCACCACAACATCTGACGATGCATGCTCCGCCTCCACCTGGAAGCCACCCAGTCTTAGTGCCTGCACCCAACGGTAATGTCCTGGCCTCCTATTAA
- the LOC123316606 gene encoding zinc finger protein 271-like isoform X1: MNTSENNPLNNGTHNSNNSEVERSLPSSTIPTDLRVNTTALNTVALSASVAKYWVLTNLLTAPIPQVSVYGTLGRDGQKLSQEAMLSQHGLMPTEPLLLPQHSQIPVSISTSQGVTNLALPAGNMHLDSQHNHTSLSHHSQQQQQQSENMSNQQNQIREMSQHPTHSSHTQHSQQQNMVQVQVQDNLVSVIEDNKEHKEAIANHIAQAHAHAQAQLHINENHHINHQALTVQQLQHQVQQVLDNVVRLENSVENNQNHSNNDVHMNENLHIVKDEKNQSQQQNCNKVLPPQFGLHNLKENLMDVRTPDGSILKISANVQEQELVKTLGVEMVQNMYKVNVDDLNQLLAYHEVFGKLQGELSTGNAQGIIQSTGTNVGMQNQASNVPVQTKDEQEASTSNNIENAPSIINSSNVCDLCGKMFQFRYQLIVHRRYHTERKPFTCQVCGKAFSNAQELTRHGKCHLGGSMFTCSVCFHVFANNQSLERHMKRHSTDKPYNCSICGKSFARKEHLENHTRCHTGETPYRCQFCAKTFTRKEHMVNHVRKHTGETPHRCEICKKSFTRKEHFMNHVMWHTGETPHQCSICNKKYTRKEHLANHMRSHTNDTPFRCEICGKSFTRKEHFTNHIMWHTGETPHRCDFCSKTFTRKEHLLNHVRQHTGESPHRCGFCSKSFTRKEHLINHVRQHTGETPFRCSYCPKAFTRKDHLVNHVRQHTGESPHKCTFCTKSFTRKEHLNNHVRQHTGESPHRCHFCSKSFTRKEHLTNHVRIHTGESPHRCEFCQKTFTRKEHLTNHLRQHTGETPHCCNVCSKPFTRKEHLINHMRSHTGERPFACGECGKSFPLKGNLLFHQRSHNKGAQADRPFRCDLCDKDFMCKGHLVSHRRSHSVERPHVCPDCGKTFVEKGNMMRHLRKHASDNAQLNSSQSLNPQSQGQSTNLQIPQVGQPTSPPSGGTIVSQQQQQGPPPQHLTMHAPPPPGSHPVLVPAPNGNVLASY, encoded by the exons atgaatacaAGTGAGAACAATCCTTTAAATAATGGGACTCATAATTCTAACAACTCCGAG GTTGAGAGATCGTTACCATCTTCAACAATACCCACTGACTTACGAGTCAACACCACAGCACTAAATACTGTTGCTTTGAGCGCTAGTGTGGCCAAGTATTGGGTATTGACTAATCTTCTAACTGCTCCTATACCCCAGGTTTCAGTTTATGGCACATTAGGAAGAGATGGACAAAAATTAAGCCAG gaagCCATGTTGTCTCAACACGGGCTCATGCCAACAGAGCCTCTATTATTACCTCAACACTCACAAATCCCAGTCAGTATTTCCACATCTCAGGGTGTTACCAATTTGGCCCTTCCAGCTGGTAATATGCATTTAGACAGTCAACATAATCATACGTCACTATCCCACCACTCccagcagcagcagcagcagtCTGAGAATATGTCAAACCAGCAAAATCAAATTAGAGAG ATGTCTCAACATCCGACTCATTCTTCCCACACTCAACATTCACAGCAGCAAAACATGGTACAAGTTCAGGTTCAAGATAATTTGGTGTCTGTTATAGAAGATAACAAAGAACACAAGGAAGCGATAGCAAATCATATCGCCCAGGCGCATGCCCACGCGCAAGCGCAACTCCACATCAACGAAAATCATCATATAAACCACCAGGCGCTTACTGTACAACAATTACAGCATCAAGTTCAACAAGTTTTAGATAACGTG GTACGTCTAGAAAATTCTGTTGAGAACAATCAAAATCATTCCAATAACGATGTCCATATGAATGAAAATCTTCATATAGTGAAAGACGAAAAGAACCAATCGCAGCAGCAGAACTGCAACAAAGTGTTGCCTCCTCAATTTGGACTTCATAACCTAAAAGAAAACCTCATGGATGTAAGAACTCCAGATGGATCAATTTTGAAGATATCCGCCAATGTTCAGGAGCAAGAATTAGTGAAAACATTGGGTGTTGAGATGGTACAAAACATGTACAAG GTTAACGTAGACGATTTGAACCAACTACTTGCATATCATGAAGTTTTTGGAAAACTACAGGGTGAGCTATCGACAGGTAATGCTCAAGGGATAATACAAAGCACGGGGACCAATGTGGGGATGCAGAATCAGGCCTCTAATGTACCTGTTCAAACCAAGGATGAACAGGAAGCCTCAACAAGTAATAACATCGAAAACGCACCAAGTATCATCAATAGTAGTAATGTTTGTGATTTGTGTGGAAAGATGTTTCAATTCAGATATCAATTGATTGTACATAG GCGTTATCACACTGAGAGGAAACCTTTCACCTGCCAAGTATGCGGTAAGGCTTTTTCGAATGCTCAGGAGCTAACAAGACATGGCAAGTGTCATTTGGGCGGTAGCATGTTCACATGTTCCGTTTGTTTTCATGTGTTCGCCAACAATCAATCTCTTGAACGCCATATGAAAAGGCATTCTACTGATAAACCCTACAACTGTTCGATTTGTGGAAAATCGTTCGCAAGGAAGGAGCATTTAGAGAATCATACAAG GTGCCATACCGGTGAAACTCCCTATCGATGCCAATTTTGTGCTAAAACATTCACGAGAAAAGAGCATATGGTGAATCACGTTAGAAAGCATACAGGCGAAACACCCCATAGGTGTGAGATATGCAAGAAATCTTTCACGAGAAAGGAACACTTTATGAACCACGTTATGTGGCATACCGGAGAAACCCCACACCAGTGCAGTATATGCAATAAGAAGTACACTAGAAAAGAGCATCTGGCCAATCACATGAGGTCTCATACGAACGACACTCCATTCAGATGTGAAATATGTGGGAAGTCATTCACTCGGAAGGAGCACTTTACGAATCACATCATGTGGCACACCGGGGAAACTCCTCACCGATGCGATTTCTGTTCGAAGACTTTCACCAGAAAGGAGCACCTTCTGAACCACGTTAGACAACATACAG gTGAATCTCCTCATCGTTGTGGCTTCTGTTCGAAATCTTTCACCAGAAAGGAACATCTCATTAATCACGTCAGGCAACACACTGGTGAAACACCCTTCAGGTGTAGCTATTGTCCGAAAGCCTTCACAAGGAAGGATCATCTGGTGAATCACGTTAGGCAACATACGGGGGAATCCCCTCATAAATGTACTTTCTGCACCAAATCTTTTACCAGAAAAGAACATCTGAACAATCACGTCAGGCAGCATACAGGTGAATCACCTCATAGGTGTCACTTTTGTTCCAAATCTTTCACGAGGAAAGAGCATCTAACCAATCACGTGAGGATTCATACAG GGGAGTCTCCTCATCGTTGCGAGTTCTGTCAGAAGACATTTACCAGAAAGGAACATTTAACGAACCATCTTCGACAACATACTGGAGAAACTCCCCATTGTTGCAATGTATGCTCCAAACCCTTCACAAGAAAAGAACATCTCATTAATCATATGCGATCTCATACAGGAGAGAGGCCTTTTGCCTGTGGTGAGTGTGGAAAATCCTTCCCGTTGAAGGGTAATCTACTGTTCCATCAAAGGTCGCATAACAAGGGTGCTCAGGCCGACAGACCGTTCCGTTGTGATCTGTGCGATAAGGATTTCATGTGCAAAGGACACTTAGTTTCTCACCGTAGATCACATAGTGTTGAAAGGCCGCATGTGTGTCCCGATTGTGGAAAAACGTTTGTCGAGAAGG GTAACATGATGAGACATCTACGCAAACATGCTTCCGATAATGCTCAGCTCAATTCATCCCAATCCTTGAACCCCCAGTCTCAAGGCCAGTCTACCAATCTTCAGATACCGCAAGTTGGTCAGCCTACTAGCCCGCCATCTGGTGGAACAATTGTCTCACAACAACAACAGCAGGGACCCCCACCACAACATCTGACGATGCATGCTCCGCCTCCACCTGGAAGCCACCCAGTCTTAGTGCCTGCACCCAACGGTAATGTCCTGGCCTCCTATTAA